One Drosophila kikkawai strain 14028-0561.14 chromosome 3L, DkikHiC1v2, whole genome shotgun sequence genomic window carries:
- the LOC121502709 gene encoding uncharacterized protein codes for MPTGDEEQTPLIPAITLEGSQSVSPRPDQVKPKATTATPRAKGQEALDTAPSTSSRSTRSAAKMAQSALDIALRKFISTTDRVSHFEADINTPSAPETDRFSPAMCKVHRDQIRALWDKVEQSYENCADLLSVSADSAETSEVLESKYSYCYSVYSRCVVLLQEIIEKAAAQSTPASAPMPTPPSMGCRLPPVDTEVFAGDYLRWPTFRDLFTAIYIHSSRLTPVEKLFHLLSKTSGDAHAIVSKAPLTNDGFISAWQSLTDRFENRRLLVNSQLKILFNIQAVPQESGAALKELQGTVQSCLTALEMSSIQIEAWDCLLVYMVSLKLPKITLSMWEQSIHNKAEIPTWNELDSFLTERHRTLEAIDDIRPSSSGQIPPRPTAASAPARRLNSYEARVAPAPRGCDLCSRENHPIRVCPRFLEMDVNSRSDYIKRKQLCLNCFPRGHQQRDCNSAHSCFTCHSRHHTLLHRGNPFATAPSPPAPARPRPAATPEDHPDVQVCFASGSRAVLLGTALIDICHLGCNFQARALIDSGSEATFITERLFNLVKLPFTTIQAQVSGLNHTVAAQSTKLCQFSMRSPSRPGLQLETAAYVLPQLAGSLPSYPVPRDLLKGLPDIPLADPKFFESSQIDVLIGADILPSILLGNSKANICGSLLGQETIFGWVLSGPVSPAAPRSVSAFATRVTCALDDSLDQLLTKFWEVEEVSKQIVPESDSVCEKNFVQTTRRDNCGKYVVTIPLRDPAHKGSELASSRSFALAQFLRNEQRLKRDPPLKARYDAVIQEYLELGHMAEVPSTSNSATYYLPHHAVLKPESTTTKVRVVFNASSPSANGTSLNDILYAGPVLQSDLTIQILKWRYFRFVFNADIEKMYRQIWVDPQHTPFQRILFRNSNGELRDYELKTVTFGVNCAPFLAIRVLQKLADDEESRYRQASQIIRHFMYVDDVLAGADSKIEAKVAIRELQGALGSAGFPLRKWTSNSKDILANIQSDHLLRADFLEIDAESTAKTLGVRWKATSDEFFFIPPELTVGSSFTKRQVLSQIAKLFDPAGWLAPFIVQAKMFMQEIWLQDLAWDDDLPRDFCQRWVDFLGHYSALDQIRIPRWVAFRPHLKVEHHGFCDASQKAYGAAIYVRVEAGSTVMVNLLTAKTRVAPVKTVSLPRLELCGALLLSEMASAILPKMPGPASALYCWTDSTIVLAWLHRPACHWTTFVANRVTKITQFTEVERWAHVRSEHNPADLASRGVGLQDLADSQLWWHGPAWLQGPRGEWPIQCNDSPVTDLEKRAVRVHVAKAPPEDLLDRFSTLDKALRVFAYVHRFIQRARKILSPVEDHLTALEIAAAERLLISVTQRRHFVLEIGCLSQKRPVPASSPVQNLNPFLDSQGLMRACGRVTSSDLLQYDERHPVILPYDCHLSRLLVRFTHHITLHGGNQLMIRLIRSKFWIPRVRNLVKSVIYSCKICVIHKKKLQTQLMGDLPQERTAFSRPFTFTGVDYAGPFDIKNYTGRACLITKGYVLVFVCFCTKAIHLEPTSDLTTEKFLAAFARFVSRRGCPRQVQSDNGKTFVGAATLLSRDFLQAVKEAVTGAYSHQQLLWQFIPPGASHMGGLWEAGVKSFKTLFYKSTATRKYTFEELSTLLARIEACLNSRPLAPMSEDPADLLALTPGHFLVGGPLLAVVEPEIKGDATAIINRWQHLKALNQQFRLRWKEEYLKELHKRNKWRAPARNLQVGDMVVVKEDNLPSNEWRLGRIDAVFPGADGHVRVVDIRTARGLIKRPIAKLVLLPTEASAGPQ; via the coding sequence ATGCCCACGGGAGACGAGGAACAGACTCCCCTGATTCCGGCAATTACTCTGGAGGGGTCCCAGTCCGTATCTCCTCGGCCTGATCAAGTAAAGCCAAAGGCGACCACTGCCACTCCAAGGGCAAAAGGTCAAGAGGCACTCGACACTGCCCCCAGTACCTCATCCAGATCCACTCGGTCGGCAGCCAAGATGGCTCAATCCGCACTCGATATCGCCCTCCGCAAGTTCATCTCCACAACGGACCGTGTGAGCCATTTCGAGGCTGACATCAACACTCCGAGCGCCCCTGAAACCGATCGAttttcccccgccatgtgCAAGGTTCATCGGGATCAGattcgggccctgtgggataaGGTGGAGCAGAGCTATGAAAACTGCGCCGACCTACTTTCCGTGTCCGCCGACAGCGCGGAAACCTCAGAGGtgcttgaatccaagtacagttATTGCTACTCCGTTTATTCGAGGTGTGTGGTCCTGTTACAAGAAATAATCGAAAAGGCCGCCGCCCAGTCCACTCCGGCTTCCGCCCCTATGCCCACacccccgtccatgggttgtcgactgccaccagtggacacagaagttttcgctggcgattatcttcggtggcccaccttcagAGACCTTTTCACCGCCATATATATTCACAGCTCGCGCctcacaccggtggaaaaGTTGTTCCACTTGTTGTCCAAAACAAGTGGCGATGCGCATGCCATCGTATCCAAGGCCCCTCTGACAAATGATGGCTTCATCTCCGCTTGGCAAAGCCTCACCGACCGCTTCGAGAATCGGCGGTTACTTgtcaacagccagttgaaaatccttttcaaCATTCAGGCTGTCCCCCAAGAGTCCGGAGCCGCTCTAAAAGAACTGCAAGGCACCGTCCAAAGTTGTCTGACAGCCTTAGAGATGTCCTCCATTCAAATCGAGGCGTGGGATTGTCTCTTAGTGTATATGGTTTCCTTAAAGCTTCCCAAAATCACACTTTCaatgtgggagcaatccatacaCAATAAGGCTGAAATTCCAACCTGGAATGAGTTAGATTCGTTTCTGACAGAGCGGCATCGCACTCTGGAAGCGATCGACGACATCAGGCCTAGCAGTTCAGGGCAAATTCCGCCAAGACCGACGGCTGCGAGCGCCCCAGCACGCAGGCTCAACTCCTACGAGGCCAGAGTGGCTCCGGCCCCAAGAGGATGTGATCTTTGTTCCAGGGAGAACCATCCGATTCGCGTGTGTCCACGGTTCCTCGAGATGGACGTAAATAGTCGCTCCGACTATATTAAGAGAAAACAGTTATGCCTTAACTGTTTTCCGCGAGGGCACCAACAGCGGGACTGTAATAGTGCCCATAGTTGCTTCACTTGCCACAGTCGCCATCATACCCTCCTGCACCGCGGTAATCCATTCGCGACCGCTCCAAGCCCACCTGCGCCAGCCAGGCCTCGACCCGCGGCCACTCCTGAGGATCATCCTGATGTGCAGGTGTGTTTCGCTTCGGGCTCAAGGGCCGTTTTACTGGGCACAGCCCTCATTGACATTTGCCATTTAGGGTGCAATTTCCAGGCGCGAGCCTTAATCGACTCGGGTTCCGAGGCGACATTCATCACGGAGAGGCTTTTCAACCTCGTCAAACTTCCGTTTACGACTATCCAAGCCCAAGTGTCGGGCCTGAATCACACCGTTGCCGCTCAATCCACGAAGCTCTGCCAGTTTTCCATGCGATCGCCCtccagacccgggctgcagtTAGAGACTGCAGCTTACGTTCTTCCGCAGCTGGCCGGGAGTCTGCCCTCGTATCCAGTCCCACGAGATCTTCTTAAGGGGCTTCCTGACATCCCCCTTGCGGATCCCAAGTTCTTTGAGAGCTCCCAAATCGATGTCCTAATAGGAGCCGACATTCTTCCGTCTattctcctcggcaactccaaGGCTAACATTTGCGGCTCCCTTCTGGGCCAGGAGACCATTTTTGGATGGGTGTTGTCAGGCCCAGTATCTCCAGCGGCCCCCCGCAGTGTTTCCGCCTTCGCCACACGAGTTACCTGCGCCCTCGACGACTCCCTAGACCAGCTCCTTACCAAAttctgggaggtggaggaaGTGTCCAAACAGATTGTCCCAGAGTCTGATTCCGTCTGTGAGAAAAATTTCGTCCAAACTACACGAAGAGACAACTGTGGCAAGTACGTGGTAACGATTCCCTTACGCGACCCCGCACACAAGGGGTCCGAGCTCGCATCTTCGCGATCCTTTGCTCTGGCTCAGTTCCTGCGTAACGAGCAGCGCCTAAAGAGGGATCCTCCCCTCAAGGCCCGGTATGATGCTGTCATCCAAGAATACCTCGAATTAGGTCACATGGCCGAGGTTCCGTCGACGAGTAATTCCGCCACATACTACCTTCCTCATCATGCGGTTCTGAAGCCGGAAAGCACCACCACTAAGGTCCGTGTGGTTTTTAATGCTTCGAGCCCCTCCGCAAACGGGACCAGCCTGAATGACATTCTATATGCGGGCCCGGTCTTACAATCCGACCTCACGATTCAAATCCTAAAGTGGAGGTACTTTAGGTTTGTGTTCAATGCCGACATCGAAAAGATGTATCGCCAAATTTGGGTAGATCCCCAGCATACTCCTTTCCAGCGCATCCTGTTTCGCAATTCCAATGGGGAACTCCGCGACTACGAGCTGAAGACGGTTACCTTCGGAGTCAATTGTGCCCCGTTCTTAGCGATCCGTGTCCTCCAGAAGCTCGCCGACGACGAGGAGTCAAGGTATCGTCAGGCGAGTCAGATTATCCGTCATTTCATGTACGTCGACGACGTTCTCGCCGGGGCAGACTCCAAAATCGAAGCGAAGGTGGCTATCCGTGAGCTCCAGGGTGCCCTGGGTTCGGCAGGGTTCCCACTGAGGAAATGGACGTCCAATAGTAAGGATATTTTGGCCAACATCCAAAGTGACCATCTCCTGCGCGCTGATTTCCTCGAGATCGACGCAGAGAGCACGGCTAAGACTCTCGGCGTACGTTGGAAAGCGACGTCTGATGAGTTCTTTTTCATTCCGCCCGAATTGACCGTGGGATCATCGTTCACGAAGCGACAGGTCCTATCCCAGATTGCCAAGTTATTTGATCCAGCGGGCTGGCTCGCCCCCTTCATCGTCCAGGCAAAGATGTTCATGCAGGAAATTTGGCTCCAAGATCTAGCATGGGACGATGACCTCCCTCGAGATTTCTGCCAGAGATGGGTTGACTTCCTGGGACACTACTCCGCTCTCGATCAGATCCGCATTCCCCGATGGGTCGCGTTCCGACCCCATTTGAAGGTCGAGCATCATGGGTTCTGCGACGCCTCGCAGAAGGCGTATGGCGCTGCCATTTACGTCCGGGTGGAGGCTGGGTCCACTGTGATGGTGAATCTGCTAACGGCAAAAACGAGGGTTGCCCCAGTAAAAACGGTGTCACTTCCGCGGCTCGAGTTATGCGGGGCATTGCTACTGTCCGAAATGGCCAGCGCCATTCTTCCGAAGATGCCCGGGCCGGCGTCCGCCCTGTACTGTTGGACTGACTCCACGATTGTGCTCGCTTGGTTGCATAGACCGGCGTGTCACTGGACAACTTTCGTGGCCAATCGGGTGACTAAGATTACCCAATTCACTGAGGTCGAGAGATGGGCACATGTCCGCTCCGAACATAACCCGGCCGATCTTGCCAGCCGGGGGGTCGGGCTTCAAGACCTCGCAGACAGCCAGCTTTGGTGGCATGGTCCAGCCTGGCTGCAAGGACCGCGCGGCGAGTGGCCCATCCAATGCAATGATTCCCCCGTGACTGATCTCGAGAAGCGAGCCGTCAGAGTCCATGTGGCAAAGGCTCCCCCTGAAGACCTTCTTGACCGATTTTCGACACTCGACAAGGCGTTGCGAGTCTTCGCGTACGTTCATCGGTTTATTCAGCGCGCACGAAAGATCTTGTCTCCGGTTGAGGATCACCTGACAGCTTTAGAAATCGCGGCGGCCGAGCGTCTCTTAATTTCCGTCACGCAACGCAGGCACTTCGTCCTTGAAATTGGCTGCTTAAGTCAAAAGCGGCCAGTGCCAGCATCCAGTCCGGTTCAGAACCTGAACCCGTTCCTTGACTCCCAAGGACTCATGAGAGCATGCGGTCGTGTCACGTCCTCCGATCTTCTCCAATATGACGAACGGCATCCGGTCATCCTGCCATACGACTGCCATCTGTCTCGACTCCTAGTCCGATTTACGCATCACATAACGTTGCACGGTGGCAACCAGCTGATGATCCGCCTGATCCGTTCCAAATTCTGGATCCCAAGGGTGAGGAATTTGGTCAAGTCCGTCATCTATTCCTGCAAGATATGCGTCATCCACAAAAAGAAGTTGCAAACGCAACTCATGGGAGACTTACCGCAAGAACGGACGGCCTTTTCGCGCCCCTTCACATTTACTGGTGTGGACTATGCGGGTCCCTTCGACATAAAGAATTACACGGGTCGAGCTTGCCTCATCACAAAGGGGTATGTATTGGTGTTCGTGTGCTTCTGCACTAAGGCCATTCATCTAGAGCCCACATCCGACCTTACGACTGAGAAGTTTCTCGCCGCTTTTGCCCGGTTTGTGTCCCGAAGAGGATGCCCCCGTCAGGTTCAGTCGGACAACGGGAAGACCTTCGTGGGTGCGGCTACCCTTCTCTCCCGAGACTTCCTACAAGCTGTCAAGGAGGCTGTGACTGGTGCTTACAGTCACCAGCAGCTGCTCTGGCAGTTCATTCCGCCGGGAGCCTCCCATATGGGAGGCTTATGGGAGGCAGGCGTTAAAAGTTTCAAGACCCTGTTCTACAAGTCTACGGCCACGCGAAAATACACATTCGAAGAGCTATCTACGCTTCTAGCTAGGATCGAGGCGTGCCTGAATTCGCGTCCGCTCGCGCCAATGTCCGAAGACCCCGCGGACCTGTTGGCACTGACTCCGGGGCACTTTCTTGTTGGGGGGCCACTCCTCGCCGTGGTTGAACCCGAAATAAAGGGGGACGCCACGGCCATCATAAACCGCTGGCAACACCTGAAGGCTCTTAACCAGCAATTTCGTCTacgatggaaggaggagtacTTGAAGGAACTCCATAAGCGGAACAAGTGGCGAGCTCCGGCAAGGAATCTTCAGGTCGGGGACATGGTGGTTGTCAAGGAGGACAACCTTCCGTCCAATGAGTGGCGGTTAGGCAGGATTGATGCGGTCTTTCCCGGAGCCGATGGCCATGTCCGTGTGGTCGACATCCGCACGGCGCGGGGACTCATTAAGCGTCCCATAGCGAAGCTCGTCCTTCTTCCGACGGAAGCTTCCGCCGGTCCCCAATAG
- the LOC138928468 gene encoding myb-like protein P, translating into MVPSLLRISSSTPSSPSRIFIEDGGAISTSTLETTLISGNNDDDDDGATTTTTTNKPAPSPILNEDREVDITRISGNNDDDDNDDGTTTTNKPAPSPILNEDREVDITRISGNNDDDDNDDGTTTTNKPAPSPILFENGEEQSTTLEPILPSTIGNESNTTLLMTRERLLLNSSTFEAETSTSAVTSTSTSTTTENTMADDSSPSSFKIMLGINDNDDNVSRVG; encoded by the coding sequence ATGGTGCCTTCACTGCTGCGAATTTCGTCAAGCACACCTTCATCACCCTCACGAATTTTCATCGAGGACGGAGGAGCAATATCGACTTCAACGCTGGAAACAACCCTCATTAGTGggaataatgatgatgatgacgatggagcaacaacaacaacaacaacaaataaacctgCACCCTCACCAATTTTGAATGAGGATAGAGAAGTTGATATAACCCGCATTAGTGggaataatgatgatgatgataatgatgatggaacaacaacaacaaataaacctgCACCCTCACCAATTTTGAATGAGGATAGAGAAGTTGATATAACCCGCATTAGTGggaataatgatgatgatgacaatgatgatggaacaacaacgacaaataAACCTGCACCCTCACCAATTTTATTCGAGAATGGAGAAGAACAATCGACGACGTTGGAACCAATTTTACCTTCTACTATCGGAAACGAATCAAATACAACTCTTCTGATGACCAGGGAAAGGCTATTACTCAATAGTTCAACATTTGAAGCAGAAACATCAACTTCAGCTGTTACTTCAACTTCTACTTCTACAACTACAGAGAATACTATGGCGGATGATAGTTCTCCTTCATCATTTAAGATCATGTTGGGGATAAACGATAATGATGATAATGTAAGTCGCGTAGGTTAA